From a single Parambassis ranga chromosome 2, fParRan2.1, whole genome shotgun sequence genomic region:
- the LOC114451900 gene encoding uncharacterized protein LOC114451900 yields MQPGVSTQSQLLGSLKVYLNNKNRLQPIIGLSSIIECVKKSTQSRDTLFICEVCVCRLSKADMRNHICGSLHRFNYIKARHPHLVSEWEENPDLSKLAWTLMEMAKKLEGEEGPGDIQLLEVEDAVYQKMATYSENDAVTMIHSLRDGWCEPENLSEWMSVHYPIKSQRTVLLTHNQQGTQSLEVPPVCHVKNIPTSQLDKIQMAPGPSVSSKNHSSYLDSYTGSKPLIGLSRVVECKSQDGRSYCFLCHCCRIRTNKKHIIDHLTSSSHLTNYLMETCPKVITPDVDDNCLLLQSLAEKVEREQGRGKLKVVNAPESLCILLTDKSYHWCVKMLHNGWAPTGSQKKRNAINEPSVNETSVGSVLEDCAVMPSKKARKTKRKNRKRTNTVFSVSLPLTKGAVLLERTSFSEDCLPVSPSFDPSPSPAAQIVVSDLDSDPGLCKTSQLHQDRHSGNADAGEFTPESDITVILFQDGYITEDVYFNQSGDQTGSKVPDVNDRQYDSQTRSSNTFQHQWTNEDARIQSRRLFPAVSHTQGWYNPSYRHDGSTELWYSSTSREEPGHNYMTSNVVQYSHQQQPHHQHREFYNTGLLAGSEGHLDPPAEVAPYLDASRRNMQSHTGDHLTHSGSTDPDSRGQSYKAQPAPFQACQVDHGWMYNANCIPGPCAGQGLYYWPNPDQHLPYPPGSSSSSWGVTPPTAFFQAGQNLFYEASSDLNFRAVGRAGVLM; encoded by the exons atgcagcCAG GAGTGTCGACCCAAAGCCAGCTGTTGGGTTCTCTGAAGGTGTACCTGAACAATAAGAACAGACTACAACCCATCATTG GCCTCAGTAGCATCATAGAGTGTGTGAAGAAAAGTACgcagagcagagacacattgtttatttgtgaggtgtgtgtgtgtcggcttaGTAAGGCTGACATGCGGAACCACATCTGTGGAAGTCTCCATAGATTCAACTACATT AAAGCCCGGCACCCACATTTAGTGTCTGAATGGGAGGAGAACCCTGATCTGTCCAAGCTGGCCTGGACTCTGATGGAGATGGCCAAAAAGCTTGAGGGAGAAGAGGGTCCAGGAGATATCCAG TTGTTAGAGGTTGAAGATGCTGTATACCAGAAGATGGCAACATACAGTGAAAATGACG CAGTAACTATGATACATTCCCTCAGAGATGGATGGTGTGAACCTGAGAATCTTTCAGAGTGGATGTCTGTTCACTATCCCATCAAATCGCAGAGGACTGTATTACTCACACACAATCAACAGGGCACACAATCATTAGAAGTCCCACCAGTCTGTCACGTTAAAAACATCCCAACATCACAGCTGGACAAAATTCAGATGGCACCTGGACCCTCTGTGTCATCAAAGAACCACAGCAGCTACCTGGATAGCTACACAGGATCCAAGCCTCTCATTG GTCTTTCACGAGTGGTTGAGTGCAAGAGTCAAGATGGCCGCTCCTACTGTTTTTTATGCCACTGCTGCCGCATCAGAACCAACAAAAAGCACATCATTGATCACCTAACCAGCTCTTCCCATCTCACCAACTACTTG ATGGAAACTTGTCCTAAAGTAATTACACCAGATGTCGACGACAACTGTCTGCTTCTCCAGTCACTGGCTGAGAAAGTGGAGAGGGAGCAGGGCAGAGGAAAGCTGAAG GTAGTAAATGCACCAGAGTCCCTCTGCATACTGCTCACCGACAAGAGTTATCATTGGT GTGTAAAGATGCTGCATAATGGTTGGGCACCTACTGGcagccaaaaaaagagaaatgccATCAACG aGCCGAGTGTGAATGAGACTTCAGTGGGAAGTGTGCTGGAGGATTGTGCAGTCATGCCTTCTAAAAAGGctagaaaaacaaagaggaagaacaggAAACGGACCAATACTGTGTTCAGTGTGAGCCTGCCTCTCACGAAAGGCGCAGTGCTGCTGGAGAGGACGTCTTTCAGCGAGGACTGCCTTCCTGTATCACCTTCATTCGATCCTAGTCCCTCACCTGCTGCTCAGATAGTGGTCTCTGACTTAGATTCTGATCCAGGACTTTGTAAAACCTCACAACTACACCAGGATCGCCATAGTGGAAATGCAGATGCTGGCGAATTCACTCCAGAAAGTGACATAACAGTCATCCTGTTCCAAGATGGTTACATCACTGAAGATGTGTACTTCAACCAATCTGGAGATCAAACAGGGTCAAAAGTCCCTgatgtgaatgacagacagtaCGATTCTCAAACAAGGTCAAGTAACACATTTCAACATCAGTGGACAAATGAAGATGCACGGATACAAAGTCGGCGACTGTTTCCTGCTGTCTCTCACACTCAGGGCTGGTACAACCCCTCCTACAGACATGATGGAAGCACTGAGCTGTGGTACAGTTCCACCTCAAGAGAAGAGCCTGGGCACAATTACATGACCTCCAATGTTGTTCAATATTCCCATCAACAACAGCCTCACCATCAGCACAGGGAATTTTATAATACAGGTCTTCTGGCTGGGAGCGAGGGTCATCTTGATCCGCCTGCTGAAGTAGCCCCTTACTTGGATGCAAGCAGGAGAAACATGCAAAGTCACACAGGGGATCACctcacacacagtggcagtacTGATCCGGATTCTAGAGGACAGAGTTATAAGGCACAGCCTGCACCCTTTCAGGCCTGCCAGGTAGACCATGGGTGGATGTATAATGCCAACTGCATTCCTGGACCTTGTGCTGGTCAGGGTTTGTACTATTGGCCAAACCCCGATCAGCACCTTCCTTATCCacccggcagcagcagcagcagctggggtgtgacgccgCCAACTGCTTTCTTCCAAGCTGGGCAAAATCTGTTTTATGAGGCCAGCTCTGATCTAAATTTTAGAGCTGTAGGTAGGGCAGGTGTATTGATGTGA
- the LOC114451976 gene encoding regulation of nuclear pre-mRNA domain-containing protein 1A-like, producing the protein MSAFSEAALEKKLSELSNSQQSVQTLSLWLIHHRKHSKTIVNVWFNELKKAQVSRKLTFLYLANDVIQNSKRKGPEFTQDFAPVIVDAFKHVYREGEEGCKKQLGRVLSIWQERTVYDNKLLDQLSQVLFGEKKPKKRSHEEIQPEDEGFASQSSPAEPPQTAELIRALQELENAASSDSVLRQRISSLPAEVQDTSLLHKITDKESGERLSRLVEDACMLLADYSGRLAAEIDDRRQLTRTLTVFLQSQKDGLVQNEQKLEEYKRKLARVTQVRKELRSRLSSLSKGIYNSSN; encoded by the exons ATGTCAGCTTTCTCTGAGGCAGCTTTAGAGAAGAAACTATCCGAGCTTAGCAACTCTCAGCAAAGTGTGCAGACGTTGTCGTTGTGGCTCATTCACCACAGAAAACACTCGAAGACTATTGTCAATGTTTGGTTCAACGAACTGAAAAAAG CTCAGGTATCACGCAAGCTGACCTTCCTCTACTTGGCCAACGATGTCATTCAGAACAGCAAGAGAAAAGGACCAGAGTTCACCCAGGACTTTGCACCGGTCATCGTTGATGCATTCAAACATGTGTACAG AGAGGGCGAGGAGGGCTGCAAGAAACAGTTGGGTCGGGTTCTATCCATCTGGCAGGAAAGAACCGTCTATGACAACAAACTGCTGGATCAGCTGTCACAAGTCCTGT TTGGAGAGAAGAAGCCAAAGAAGAGGTCACATGAGGAGATCCAACCAGAGGATGAGGGCTTTGCCTCCCAGAGCTCCCCTGCTGAGCCCCCACAG ACAGCAGAGTTAATTCGAGCTCTGCAGGAGCTGGAGAATGCAGCCTCCAGTGACTCAGTGCTGCGTCAGCgcatctcctccctccctgctgaggtgcaggacaCGTCACTGCTTCACAAGATCACAG ATAAAGAATCAGGAGAGCGGCTGTCCAGGCTGGTGGAGGACGCCTGCATGCTGCTAGCAGACTACAGTGGCCGATTGGCAGCAGAGATAGATGACAGGAGGCAACTCACACGCACACTAACGGTCTTCCTGCAAAGCCAGAAGGATGGCTTGGTCCAGAATGAGCAGAAACTTGAA GAATATAAGCGAAAACTGGCAAGGGTGACCCAGGTTCGGAAAGAGCTGCGATCACGTCTGAGCAGTCTTTCAAAAGGAATCTACAACTCTTCAAATTGA